From Nicotiana tabacum cultivar K326 chromosome 22, ASM71507v2, whole genome shotgun sequence, one genomic window encodes:
- the LOC107811052 gene encoding B3 domain-containing transcription factor ABI3-like — protein MKRELQQLYGYNNNQEMHGFENINMVTVDDDIQRQHQQQQQQQTTGFDPIDNTDIWLNNGNEEQHHFNVNDTNYINFSTDFPPLPDFPCMSSSSSTSNSPPTDSSSSTQAEEDHFHKKIQFDNTVNGDQDSLNVIENLGYMDLIDGNHDFLDPMSSFFQSENPQKHNQNQQQQEGEVQFENEQLSIFQGDSELAVMFFEWLKQNKDYISAEDMRSIKLKRSTIESASKRLGSTKEGKKQLLRLILDWVEQHRLQKNQMSEAVANQENFQNSAPNSNFHYNTVGTDPNACFYPSPWMATPSYNVTNFPDSTPVMAGQIPGYIGDPYSNGSLFASHFNQTMSGSASSPASTEYQHMDFTQSWLPSQFAVAAASQYNQFPDNSDSANNVAVVDQPQSLLGTQYPYQLLDGNGERLARLGSKEARKNRMARQRRLPLHHYRHQTQNLRQCNDQSVIMCRENCAIDTGNSPGNWVYWPSASAAPVMMVPQADSPQSHSTKRPALRSQNHQKHSSADKRQACKTEKNLKFLLQKVLKQSDVGNLGRIVLPKREAETHLPQLESRDGISIAMEDIGTSCVWNMKYRFWPNNKSRMYLLENTGDFVRANGLQEGDFIVIYADIKCGKYLIRGIKVRQNGPKSEGKKPAKKNLRNLSSTAASISSPVAQAVR, from the exons ATGAAAAGAGAGTTACAGCAGCTTTATGGTTAtaataataatcaagaaatgcATGGATTTGAGAATATTAATATGGTGACAGTAGATGATGATATTCAAAGGCAACaccaacagcagcagcagcagcagacaACTGGTTTTGATCCAATTGATAATACAGATATTTGGCTCAATAATGGAAATGAAGAGCAACATCATTTTAATGTCAATGATACTAATTACATTAATTTCTCTACTGATTTTCCTCCTCTTCCTGATTTTCCATGCATGTCATCTTCCTCGTCAACTTCTAATTCCCCTCCTACAGATTCTTCATCTTCTACTCAAGCTGAAGAAGATCATTTCCACAAAAAAATCCAATTTGATAACACAGTTAATGGCGACCAAGATTCTTTAAATGTGATAGAAAATCTTGGATATATGGATTTAATTGATGGAAATCATGATTTTCTTGATCCTATGAGCTCTTTTTTCCAAAGCGAAAATCCACAAAAACACAAccaaaaccaacaacaacaagaagggGAAGTTCAGTTTGAAAATGAGCAGCTTTCTATATTTCAAGGGGATAGTGAGCTTGCAGTTATGTTCTTTGAATGGCTAAAGCAAAACAAAGACTACATTTCTGCTGAAGATATGAGGAGTATTAAGCTCAAACGTTCAACAATTGAAAGCGCTTCGAAACGATTGGGAAGTACAAAAGAAGGTAAAAAACAGTTGTTGAGACTCATTCTTGATTGGGTTGAACAACACCGATTGCAAAAGAATCAAATGAGTGAAGCTGTAGCAAATCAAGAAAATTTCCAGAATTCTGCCCCTAACTCCAATTTCCATTATAATACAGTTGGAACTGATCCAAATGCTTGCTTTTATCCGTCACCTTGGATGGCAACTCCTTCTTATAACGTCACTAATTTCCCTGATTCAACCCCAGTAATGGCGGGGCAGATACCGGGGTACATTGGTGATCCTTACTCCAACGGATCGTTATTTGCGTCTCATTTTAATCAAACAATGAGTGGAAGTGCAAGTTCACCGGCTTCAACAGAATATCAACACATGGACTTTACTCAATCGTGGTTGCCATCGCAATTTGCTGTGGCGGCTGCTTCTCAGTATAACCAATTTCCTGACAATAGTGATAGTGCTAATAATGTTGCTGTTGTTGATCAGCCTCAATCTTTACTTGGTACGCAATATCCGTACCAACTTTTAGATGGGAATGGTGAGAGATTGGCAAGGTTGGGATCTAAAGAGGCTAGGAAGAACAGAATGGCTAGGCAGAGACGATTACCGTTGCACCATTATCGTCACCAAACTCAGAATCTAAGACAATGTAATGACCAAAGTGTAATTATGTGTAGAGAGAATTGTGCAATAGATACAGGTAACAGTCCAGGAAATTGGGTATATTGGCCTTCTGCTTCTGCTGCGCCAGTGATGATGGTTCCACAGGCTGATTCTCCACAATCACATTCGACCAAGAGGCCAGCTCTGCGATCGCAAAACCATCAGAAGCATAGTTCGGCAGACAAAAGACAG GCTTGCAAAACAGAGAAGAATCTAAAATTTCTCCTACAAAAAGTGCTGAAGCAAAGTGATGTTGGCAATCTTGGAAGAATTGTGTTGCCGAAG AGAGAAGCAGAAACTCATCTCCCACAACTCGAATCAAGAGATGGAATTTCAATTGCGATGGAAGACATTGGAACTTCTTGTGTTTGGAACATGAAATATAG ATTTTGGCCAAATAACAAAAGCAGGATGTACCTTCTTGAGAACACAG GCGACTTTGTTCGAGCTAATGGACTTCAAGAAGGTGATTTCATTGTGATATACGCTGACATAAAGTGTGGCAAATAT TTGATACGAGGAATAAAAGTGAGGCAGAATGGACCAAAATCAGAAGGCAAGAAACCAGCAAAGAAAAACCTTCGTAATTTGTCATCTACAGCTGCTTCTATTAGCTCTCCAGTTGCACAAGCAGTTAGATAG